One window from the genome of Malus domestica chromosome 01, GDT2T_hap1 encodes:
- the LOC103437701 gene encoding protein EARLY RESPONSIVE TO DEHYDRATION 15-like, with product MDVISRSATTSSNLNPNAPMFVPLAYRTVEDFSAEWWALVQSSPWFQDYWLRERFQDPQNDGAYPDILDPDLLPDIDALFDDVENHHHSPRTQPAVEEQEKDLKKELASLGLLKWRKGRPAAEAPRYIEKAPKIVNVKVSPRPIQQPR from the exons ATGGACGTGATCTCCAGGAGCGCGACGACGTCGTCGAATCTGAATCCCAACGCTCCGATGTTCGTGCCGCTGGCGTATCGGACGGTGGAGGACTTCTCCGCCGAATGGTGGGCCCTGGTTCAGTCCTCCCCTTGGTTCCAAGACTACTGGCTCCGGGAGCGCTTCCAAGATCCCCAAAACGACGGCGCCTATCCCGATATTCTCGATCCTGACCTCCTCCCCGACATCGACGCTCTCTTCGACGACGTCGAGAACCACCACCACTCCCCCCGCACTCAGC CGGCGGTGGAGGAACAAGAGAAGGACTTGAAGAAAGAGCTGGCGTCGTTGGGATTGCTGAAATGGCGGAAGGGCCGACCCGCGGCGGAGGCGCCGAGGTACATCGAAAAGGCTCCGAAGATTGTCAACGTGAAAGTGAGTCCGAGGCCGATCCAGCAGCCGCGGTAG
- the LOC103406428 gene encoding copper transport protein ATX1 gives MGNVVELKVGLHCEECIKKILKAIKKIEDIETYNVDPQLNKVTVTGNVTEEEVVRVLQKIGKMASTWEGKEATS, from the exons ATGGGAAAT GTGGTGGAATTGAAGGTGGGCTTGCACTGCGAGGAATGCATCAAGAAAATCTTGAAGGCCATCAAGAAGATTGAAG ATATTGAAACATACAACGTGGACCCACAACTCAACAAGGTCACGGTGACCGGAAACGTTACGGAGGAAGAAGTCGTTAGGGTTCTTCAAAAGATTGGAAAGATGGCAAGCACTTGGGAAGGAAAGGAAGCAACCTCCTGA
- the LOC103437721 gene encoding staphylococcal-like nuclease CAN2, with the protein MGLLGSFVRFLLGQCSKPTTTGGDYSDPLGHHGVSATTVGVSALAQDLYNFEITSQVPEGLGQHVASSRKAQANWYRKLVVTWREAKPPPRTPEEAASLVIQTLKGHRKADVEGVLAFYGLNISSEDPTSLPQGVKFEFQTLPVDAKAIADGDTVTVYVSTEDPRESSCVPSDVQTAAIERSEARAVRNYTRADALHKKIIDAGYRVLNIENEEVLARKYRIRLRGIDAPESSMPYGKEAKQELVKLIQGKCLRVLIYGEDRYGRCVGDIYSNGTFVQEVMLKNGCAWHYAAYDKRPEFARWEEQARAERVGLWASSNPEKPWDWRKDKRQGK; encoded by the exons ATGGGGTTGTTGGGAAGCTTCGTAAGGTTCCTCTTGGGCCAATGCAGCAAACCCACCACCACCGGCGGGGACTACTCTGATCCACTTGGCCATCACGGCGTCTCCGCCACCACTGTCGGCGTTTCGGCTCTTGCCCAAGACCTCTACAACTTCGAGATCACCTCTCAG GTCCCAGAAGGGCTCGGTCAGCATGTTGCCTCGTCCAGGAAAGCTCAAGCTAACTG GTATAGAAAACTAGTTGTGACATGGAGGGAAGCAAAACCGCCACCAAGAACACCCGAAGAAGCGGCTAGTCTTGTCATACAAACCCTGAAAGGACATCGAAAGGCGGATGTTGAG GGTGTGTTGGCTTTCTATGGCCTCAATATTTCCTCTGAGGATCCAACATCATTGCCTCAAGGAGTAAAGTTTGAGTTCCAGACGCTACCG GTTGATGCAAAAGCGATTGCAGATGGCGATACAGTGACAGTCTATGTCAGCACAGAGGATCCCAGGGAGTCATCCTGTGTTCCGAGCGATGTGCAAACAGCTGCCATTGAAAGATCAGAAGCACGCGCAGTGAGGAACTATACAAGGGCAGATGCACTTCACAAGAAGATCATTGATGCTGGATACCG GGTACTGAATATTGAAAACGAGGAGGTCCTTGCCCGAAAGTACAGGATCCGACTGAG GGGTATAGATGCGCCGGAGAGTTCAATGCCCTATGGAAAAGAAGCCAAACAGGAGCTGGTTAAGCTTATTCAGGGCAAGTGCTTGAGGGTTCTTATCTACGGGGAAGATCGTTATGGACGCTGTGTGGGCGACATATACAGCAATGGCACATTTGTACAG GAAGTAATGCTCAAGAACGGGTGTGCATGGCATTACGCAGCCTACGACAAACGCCCAGAATTTGCAAGG TGGGAAGAACAGGCTCGGGCGGAGCGAGTTGGGTTGTGGGCTTCATCAAACCCTGAGAAGCCATGGGATTGGAGAAAGGATAAGCGTCAAGGCAAATGA
- the LOC103437711 gene encoding wound-induced protein 1-like — protein sequence MRLLTGSQNESFQFVPQSIASFGPTVLVEGCDRDCSISWVHAWTVASGVVTGVREYFNTTLTVTRLGNNSHRNSPASSAKSSSGFSYEASSSAAEITSFHFPSVWESSISNRAGKSMPGLVLAI from the coding sequence ATGCGACTCCTCACCGGCTCCCAAAACGAATCGTTTCAGTTCGTCCCCCAGTCCATCGCCTCCTTCGGCCCCACCGTCCTCGTCGAGGGCTGCGACCGCGACTGCTCCATTTCCTGGGTCCACGCCTGGACCGTTGCCAGTGGTGTAGTCACCGGCGTCCGCGAGTACTTCAACACTACCCTCACTGTCACGCGCCTGGGAAACAACAGCCACAGAAACTCTCCCGCCTCCTCCGCTAAATCCTCGTCCGGGTTTTCCTACGAGGCGTCGTCGTCGGCGGCCGAGATTACCTCGTTCCATTTCCCGTCGGTTTGGGAGAGCAGCATCTCCAATCGGGCCGGGAAGTCCATGCCGGGTCTGGTCCTCGCAATCTAA